From the genome of Campylobacter concisus, one region includes:
- a CDS encoding RecB-like helicase has translation MKDFLALKASAGSGKTFALSVRYIALVLRGENINEIIALTFTKKAANEMKERIITTFLDLQNKKDELDKLCKELSLSQDEVIKRRDEKLDRFLQSELKIYTFDAFFSGILKKFSQNLGISPDYSVQDSLQDLAWKKFVKEASKDQKLLSELALMMIISSQKEASFSQTLAKFYESFCGELKDSGASYPDDSKVRAAQKEINEYIALQNGASDTAKKTFKEQNLFELFKNKVFERESLDYRTFSKIYTSELDRLFNELKEAAKEYILEVERYRLSGFSKLLNVYKHSNLELNKEINALSFTDINKLVFKLLVENFDKDVLYFRLDGRINHLLVDEFQDTNVIQYEIILPLIAEIVSGYGQNGLGSFFYVGDTKQSIYKFRGGKKELFDKLGDDFSQIDIENLPSNYRSLKALVKFNNAIFEEIYHRYGLSFEPQEPAKKDKELNYKVSGECPYFEAEEDDYGYLRVLSDEDIAGASVSQVKELLAADVNASEITVLCWKNSDISLISEVLSSEGIKSVNEGTLELKRTPFVAAIIEYAKFCIFGEEIYEKNVKVLVNTNPKRLKIKAEDSATKSLFYLAKNLYINMADVDILRLFELSSGYKNLSDFIFNLENFSSKISPKNADGVKIMTVHKSKGLEFSHVIVCDMMSKGRGDDSNFITEYSEKGEWIVKSRISGRENFDPEYAGVLEQIKELEKQENINKIYVAFTRATKSLIIIKQAAPSGNSPSFFSFYTRSDKSEVNDYLDLKEFSFGKILPSKGEQKEAKKDEKIPEILKIERQDVEAREQKTSGKNLEAIYFGLAFHYLLEMSEKFDENSLLKAKSLMLNKFYKFLSLDRLEDTFKRAKMLINEPKFLECIKDKGIYKEQPFKVKNELKQMDLFCIGESEICVIDYKTTDKNIEENKKQVGEYKEALSKFYPKHSIIAVIFYALDGKISYIKV, from the coding sequence ATGAAAGATTTTTTAGCCCTAAAAGCAAGTGCTGGAAGTGGAAAAACATTCGCTTTAAGCGTTCGTTATATCGCTTTGGTACTTAGAGGCGAAAATATAAACGAGATCATCGCTCTAACCTTTACCAAAAAAGCGGCCAATGAGATGAAAGAGCGCATAATCACAACTTTTTTGGACTTGCAAAACAAAAAAGACGAGCTTGATAAGCTTTGCAAAGAGCTTAGTTTGAGCCAAGATGAGGTCATAAAAAGACGCGATGAGAAGCTTGATAGGTTTTTGCAAAGTGAGTTAAAAATTTATACATTTGATGCATTTTTCTCTGGAATCCTAAAGAAATTTAGCCAAAATTTAGGCATTAGTCCTGATTACAGCGTGCAAGATAGTCTGCAAGATCTGGCGTGGAAAAAATTTGTAAAAGAGGCAAGTAAAGATCAAAAGCTTCTTAGTGAGCTTGCACTCATGATGATAATCTCAAGTCAAAAAGAGGCGAGCTTTTCGCAGACTTTGGCTAAATTTTATGAGAGCTTTTGTGGTGAGCTAAAGGATAGTGGTGCAAGCTATCCAGATGATAGCAAGGTAAGAGCAGCGCAAAAGGAGATAAATGAGTATATAGCCTTGCAAAATGGTGCTAGCGATACGGCCAAAAAGACATTTAAAGAGCAAAATTTATTTGAGCTTTTTAAAAATAAGGTCTTTGAAAGAGAGAGCCTAGATTACCGCACTTTTAGTAAAATTTATACAAGTGAGCTTGATAGGCTCTTTAACGAGCTAAAAGAGGCGGCAAAAGAGTATATTTTGGAGGTTGAAAGATACAGACTTAGCGGTTTTAGTAAGCTCTTAAATGTTTATAAACACTCAAATTTAGAGCTAAATAAAGAGATAAATGCTCTAAGTTTTACTGATATAAATAAGCTGGTCTTTAAGCTTTTGGTTGAAAATTTTGATAAAGATGTGCTTTACTTTAGGCTTGATGGCAGGATAAATCACCTCTTAGTCGATGAGTTTCAAGATACAAACGTGATCCAGTATGAGATCATCTTGCCGCTCATCGCTGAAATCGTCTCTGGATACGGACAAAACGGACTTGGAAGCTTCTTTTACGTGGGCGACACGAAGCAGAGCATCTATAAATTTAGGGGTGGCAAAAAGGAGCTTTTTGACAAGCTTGGAGATGATTTTAGTCAGATAGATATAGAAAATTTACCAAGCAACTACCGCAGTTTAAAGGCTTTAGTGAAATTTAATAACGCTATTTTTGAAGAAATTTATCATAGATATGGGCTTAGCTTTGAGCCACAAGAGCCAGCTAAAAAAGATAAGGAGCTAAACTACAAAGTAAGTGGCGAGTGTCCTTATTTTGAAGCCGAGGAAGATGACTATGGCTACTTGCGTGTGCTAAGTGACGAGGATATCGCGGGTGCATCAGTTTCACAAGTAAAAGAGCTACTTGCAGCTGACGTAAATGCAAGTGAGATAACTGTGCTTTGCTGGAAAAATAGCGACATCAGTCTCATCTCAGAAGTGCTTAGCAGTGAGGGGATAAAAAGCGTAAATGAAGGTACCTTGGAGCTAAAGCGAACGCCGTTTGTTGCAGCGATCATCGAGTATGCGAAATTTTGTATTTTTGGTGAAGAAATTTATGAAAAAAATGTAAAAGTACTTGTAAATACAAATCCTAAAAGGCTAAAAATAAAAGCTGAAGATAGTGCGACAAAAAGCCTATTTTATCTAGCTAAAAATTTATACATAAATATGGCTGATGTTGATATTTTAAGGCTTTTTGAGCTAAGTAGTGGCTACAAAAATTTAAGCGATTTTATCTTTAATCTTGAAAATTTCAGCTCTAAAATCAGTCCTAAAAATGCTGACGGCGTAAAGATAATGACTGTTCATAAGTCAAAAGGGCTCGAGTTTTCTCACGTGATAGTTTGCGATATGATGAGTAAGGGCAGAGGCGATGACTCAAACTTTATAACAGAATATAGCGAAAAAGGCGAGTGGATAGTAAAAAGTAGAATTTCTGGTAGAGAAAATTTTGACCCTGAGTATGCTGGTGTGTTAGAGCAAATAAAAGAGCTTGAGAAGCAAGAAAATATCAATAAAATTTACGTCGCCTTTACAAGAGCCACAAAGTCGCTTATTATCATTAAACAAGCTGCCCCAAGTGGAAATAGTCCTAGCTTTTTTTCTTTTTATACTAGAAGCGATAAAAGCGAAGTAAACGACTATCTTGATCTAAAAGAGTTTAGCTTTGGTAAAATTTTACCTAGCAAGGGTGAGCAAAAAGAGGCAAAAAAAGATGAAAAAATACCTGAAATTTTAAAGATAGAAAGGCAAGACGTAGAGGCAAGAGAGCAAAAAACGAGCGGTAAAAATTTAGAGGCAATCTATTTTGGTTTAGCGTTTCACTATTTACTTGAGATGAGTGAAAAATTTGATGAAAATTCGCTTTTAAAAGCCAAGAGTTTAATGCTAAATAAATTTTATAAATTTCTCTCACTTGATAGGCTCGAAGATACCTTTAAACGGGCAAAAATGCTAATAAATGAGCCAAAATTTCTAGAGTGCATAAAAGATAAAGGAATTTACAAAGAGCAGCCATTTAAAGTAAAAAATGAACTAAAACAGATGGACTTATTTTGTATTGGAGAGAGCGAAATTTGTGTGATCGACTATAAAACGACAGATAAAAATATTGAGGAAAATAAAAAACAAGTTGGAGAATACAAAGAGGCATTAAGTAAATTTTATCCAAAGCATAGTATAATCGCCGTCATCTTCTACGCTCTTGATGGAAAAATTTCATATATTAAAGTTTAA
- the rplM gene encoding 50S ribosomal protein L13, whose amino-acid sequence MTKITKPNEVKRDWIVVDAAGKRFGRLLTEVATILRGKNKPCFTPNVDCGDYVIIINASKVEFTGNNKAEDKLYHRHSGYFGSVKSEKFGDLIANKPEKLFKLAVRGMLPKTKLGREMIKKLKVYAGSEHPHTAQIAKKEGK is encoded by the coding sequence ATGACAAAAATAACAAAGCCAAACGAAGTTAAACGAGACTGGATCGTTGTTGATGCAGCTGGTAAACGTTTTGGTAGATTGCTAACTGAGGTAGCAACTATACTTCGTGGCAAAAACAAACCATGCTTCACGCCAAACGTAGATTGTGGCGACTATGTTATCATCATAAATGCTTCAAAAGTAGAATTTACTGGTAATAACAAAGCTGAAGATAAACTTTATCACAGACACTCAGGATATTTTGGTAGCGTAAAGAGTGAAAAATTTGGCGATTTGATAGCAAATAAGCCAGAAAAACTATTTAAATTAGCTGTTCGTGGAATGCTTCCAAAAACTAAACTTGGAAGAGAGATGATAAAAAAACTAAAAGTTTATGCTGGCAGTGAGCATCCTCATACGGCACAAATAGCTAAAAAAGAAGGAAAATAA
- the rpsI gene encoding 30S ribosomal protein S9: MAKVYATGKRKTAVAKVWIKAGSGKIVVNGMDLNTWLGGHEAIKLKVIQPLLVTKQESLIDVVATTLGGGYSAQAEALRHGISRALADMDADFRAALKPKGLLTRDSRVVERKKFGRRKARRSPQFSKR, from the coding sequence ATGGCAAAAGTTTATGCAACTGGTAAAAGAAAAACTGCCGTAGCAAAGGTTTGGATAAAAGCTGGAAGCGGTAAAATCGTAGTAAATGGTATGGATCTTAATACTTGGCTTGGTGGACATGAAGCTATAAAGCTTAAAGTAATTCAGCCACTTCTAGTTACTAAACAAGAGAGTTTAATAGATGTAGTAGCTACAACTTTAGGTGGTGGTTATTCAGCACAAGCAGAGGCTTTAAGACACGGTATTTCACGTGCTTTAGCTGATATGGATGCTGATTTTAGAGCAGCACTTAAACCAAAAGGCTTGCTAACTAGAGATTCTCGTGTTGTTGAACGTAAGAAATTTGGTAGAAGAAAGGCTAGAAGAAGCCCACAATTCTCTAAACGTTAA
- a CDS encoding OmpA family protein, giving the protein MKKIALAMVAATAVFASNAAYNYEVTPTIGGVHPEGNLRVKDHNFVGVRAARNLEDFFFDQVELGVDYTQKAKEKTGSLTREGRVLRYHANLVKDIVDFGPVSLYGLVGAGYEDVPAIFVKNEDGGFGQYGFGLRYQVTDRFALKAEARDAIKFEHADHNLFYSLGFGIGLDSKAAPVVAAAPVAAATPAATPVLDDDNDGVPNDIDQCPNTPAGVVVDERGCEKVIVLRDLDVNFAFDSYKVGPKYAAEIKKVADFMGEHPDYKVVLAGHTDSVGAEAYNQKLSEKRAKAVADVLAGYGVSEDKISTVGYGELKPIATNKTKEGRAQNRRVEATFNK; this is encoded by the coding sequence ATGAAAAAGATTGCTTTAGCTATGGTTGCCGCAACAGCGGTTTTTGCGTCTAACGCAGCATATAATTATGAAGTTACTCCAACTATTGGTGGCGTTCACCCAGAGGGAAATTTACGTGTAAAAGACCACAACTTCGTTGGTGTTAGAGCTGCTAGAAATCTTGAAGATTTTTTCTTTGATCAAGTAGAGCTTGGTGTTGATTACACTCAAAAAGCAAAAGAAAAAACAGGTAGCTTAACAAGAGAAGGAAGAGTCCTTAGATATCATGCAAATCTTGTAAAAGATATAGTTGATTTTGGACCAGTTAGTCTATATGGCTTAGTTGGTGCTGGTTATGAAGATGTTCCGGCTATTTTTGTTAAAAATGAAGATGGCGGTTTTGGCCAATATGGTTTTGGTTTAAGATATCAAGTAACTGATAGATTTGCTCTTAAAGCAGAAGCAAGAGACGCTATCAAATTTGAGCACGCTGATCATAACCTATTCTATTCACTAGGCTTTGGTATCGGTCTTGACTCAAAAGCAGCTCCAGTTGTGGCAGCAGCTCCAGTTGCAGCAGCAACTCCAGCAGCAACTCCAGTTCTTGATGATGATAATGATGGCGTGCCAAATGATATAGATCAATGCCCTAACACTCCAGCTGGCGTGGTTGTTGACGAAAGAGGATGCGAGAAAGTTATCGTTCTTAGAGACCTAGATGTTAACTTTGCATTTGATAGCTATAAAGTCGGACCAAAATATGCAGCTGAGATCAAAAAAGTAGCTGACTTTATGGGCGAACACCCAGATTATAAAGTTGTACTTGCTGGTCACACTGATAGTGTAGGCGCAGAAGCTTATAACCAAAAACTATCTGAAAAAAGAGCAAAGGCAGTAGCTGATGTTCTTGCTGGCTATGGCGTAAGCGAGGATAAAATTTCAACAGTTGGCTACGGTGAGCTTAAACCAATTGCTACAAATAAAACTAAAGAAGGTCGCGCTCAAAATAGACGTGTTGAAGCTACTTTCAATAAATAA
- a CDS encoding HAD family hydrolase: protein MKKTILFDLDGTLIDSTSAILKGFDRAFLSHGKKEPDHNVLKSLVGHPLEIMFERLGASKNLIDNYIKEYKACYEKIYLDETVLLDYASEALKEAGSFADVGIVTTKTSKFSIILLEHLGVMKYIKTVIGRDDVANPKPNPEPINLALYRLNKDKNNAFMVGDTIMDLMAAQAAFITGVGLTCGYGQKSDLEKFSKHIFSNPFEAVGFIKEV from the coding sequence ATGAAAAAAACTATACTTTTTGATTTGGACGGTACGCTTATTGATTCGACTTCTGCTATTTTAAAAGGATTTGATAGAGCTTTTTTATCTCATGGCAAAAAAGAGCCAGACCATAATGTATTAAAGTCTTTGGTTGGTCATCCGCTTGAAATAATGTTTGAAAGACTTGGTGCAAGTAAAAATTTAATTGATAACTATATAAAAGAGTATAAAGCTTGCTACGAAAAAATTTATCTTGATGAGACGGTACTCTTAGATTATGCAAGTGAAGCATTGAAGGAGGCAGGTAGCTTTGCTGATGTGGGTATAGTTACTACGAAAACTTCAAAATTTTCTATTATCTTGCTTGAGCATTTAGGGGTTATGAAATATATAAAAACTGTTATTGGAAGAGATGATGTTGCTAATCCAAAACCAAATCCAGAGCCTATAAATTTGGCTTTATATAGACTTAATAAAGATAAAAATAATGCATTTATGGTAGGTGACACCATTATGGATCTAATGGCTGCACAAGCTGCTTTTATTACAGGCGTAGGTCTAACTTGTGGATATGGTCAAAAGAGTGATTTGGAGAAATTTAGTAAACATATTTTCTCAAACCCATTTGAAGCCGTTGGCTTTATAAAAGAGGTTTAA
- a CDS encoding NAD(P)/FAD-dependent oxidoreductase produces the protein MIYDVIIIGAGASGLFLGANLKGKKVAILEKNSIAGKKILASGGGRCNITNRFVSAKNYLGEQKFIEQILKVLTPDQVLKFFSELKFSEEKQNQFFCDSGAKSVLSVLLKRQNADIFYNKEVLGAKKIDEIFEISTKSEKFRARNLVIASGGLSYKALGASDIGYKIANDSGIETSALAPALVGFSVQKDEFWFKELSGVSLNADVEINSHKFSGDLLFTHRGISGPAILNASLFWQKGRICINFLPKFNEKNLINGKKQLSSVLPLPKRFVLEFLKNFGLKDRAFYEFNDNDRQIIKRLFAYEFAPAGTFGFERAEVTKGGVKSEFLDENLQAYSVKGLYFIGEVLDITGMLGGYNLHFAFASALKVARILNL, from the coding sequence TTGATCTACGACGTCATAATCATTGGCGCTGGTGCTAGTGGGCTCTTTTTAGGAGCAAATTTAAAGGGTAAAAAAGTTGCCATCTTAGAGAAAAATAGCATCGCTGGTAAAAAAATCCTAGCAAGTGGTGGAGGTAGGTGCAACATCACAAACCGCTTTGTAAGCGCTAAAAACTATCTTGGAGAGCAAAAATTTATAGAGCAAATTTTAAAGGTACTGACTCCAGATCAAGTTTTAAAATTTTTTAGTGAGCTTAAATTTAGTGAGGAAAAGCAAAATCAGTTTTTCTGCGATAGCGGCGCAAAGAGCGTCTTGAGCGTACTTTTAAAAAGACAAAATGCAGATATTTTTTATAACAAAGAAGTTCTTGGCGCTAAAAAAATAGATGAAATTTTTGAAATTTCAACCAAAAGTGAGAAATTTAGAGCTAGAAATTTAGTCATTGCAAGTGGAGGACTAAGCTACAAAGCCCTTGGCGCAAGCGACATTGGCTATAAAATAGCAAATGATTCTGGTATTGAGACATCAGCTCTTGCACCTGCACTTGTCGGATTTAGCGTACAAAAAGATGAGTTTTGGTTTAAAGAACTTAGTGGCGTCAGCCTAAACGCAGATGTGGAGATAAATAGCCATAAATTTAGTGGAGACTTACTTTTTACACATAGAGGCATAAGCGGACCAGCGATACTAAACGCCTCGTTATTTTGGCAAAAAGGTCGAATTTGTATAAATTTTTTACCCAAATTTAATGAGAAAAATTTAATAAATGGCAAAAAGCAGCTTAGTTCGGTTTTGCCCTTGCCAAAGAGATTTGTACTGGAGTTTTTAAAAAATTTTGGCTTAAAAGACAGAGCCTTTTATGAATTTAACGACAATGATAGACAAATAATAAAAAGGCTTTTTGCTTATGAGTTTGCCCCAGCTGGGACATTTGGCTTTGAAAGAGCGGAGGTTACAAAAGGTGGCGTAAAGAGCGAATTTTTAGATGAAAATTTACAAGCTTATAGCGTTAAGGGGCTTTATTTTATTGGTGAAGTCTTGGACATCACTGGCATGCTTGGCGGATATAACTTGCATTTTGCATTTGCAAGCGCCCTAAAAGTGGCTAGGATCTTAAATCTATGA
- a CDS encoding MFS transporter, whose amino-acid sequence MLKSVLPLSFIIASRFLGLFIVLPVLSLYALNLHGANEFLVGLIVGVYAISQMIFQVPFGALSDRIGRKKTLTIGLLVFIIGSIICALTSDIFTMLFGRFLQGVGAIGAVATAMISDYITEEKRSKAMAIMGAFIGLSFTLSMVLGPLLAKDYGLSSLFYLSAALSLLCIVLLYTVVPKEIKVSAKSEKVPFGKLFLQKDYMIINFTSFMQKMLASIAFLVIPIVLVKEYGYESSEFYKIYSLGAVLGFLAMGLAGALGDGKGLSKIILIAGTLLFALTYTIFAISFTLFIFVLGVAIFFIGFNLHEPIMQSTATKFVKSSQKGSALGVFNSFGYLGSFVGGAFGGYILHAFGFKVLAIICVVLCVIWLVLLFSLSDPRIFKNIYLSPEVSLNLELLNSQKGVVDYYKNEKNQVIKFDSRLTSEAALKESLKF is encoded by the coding sequence ATGTTAAAAAGCGTTTTACCACTATCTTTTATCATAGCAAGCAGATTTTTAGGTCTTTTTATAGTTTTGCCAGTGCTTAGCCTTTATGCCTTAAATTTACACGGAGCAAACGAGTTTTTAGTAGGGCTAATAGTAGGCGTCTATGCGATCTCACAGATGATATTTCAAGTGCCTTTTGGAGCACTCTCGGATAGGATAGGACGCAAAAAAACATTAACGATCGGACTTTTGGTTTTTATCATCGGCTCAATAATTTGTGCACTTACAAGCGATATTTTTACCATGCTATTTGGTAGATTTTTACAAGGTGTAGGTGCTATCGGAGCAGTTGCAACTGCGATGATAAGTGACTATATAACAGAAGAAAAACGTTCAAAAGCCATGGCGATAATGGGCGCTTTTATAGGACTTAGTTTCACGCTTTCTATGGTGCTTGGGCCGCTTCTTGCCAAAGACTATGGGCTTTCAAGTCTATTTTATCTAAGTGCCGCTCTTAGCCTACTTTGCATTGTACTTCTTTACACCGTTGTGCCAAAAGAGATAAAAGTGAGTGCCAAAAGTGAAAAAGTACCATTTGGTAAGCTGTTTTTGCAAAAAGACTACATGATCATAAATTTTACCTCTTTTATGCAAAAGATGCTAGCAAGCATCGCATTTTTGGTGATCCCTATAGTTTTAGTAAAAGAGTATGGTTACGAAAGCAGCGAGTTTTACAAGATCTATTCGCTTGGCGCAGTGCTTGGCTTTTTGGCTATGGGGCTAGCTGGCGCCCTTGGCGATGGCAAGGGACTTAGCAAGATCATCTTGATAGCTGGTACGCTGCTTTTTGCCCTAACCTACACTATTTTTGCCATTAGTTTTACGCTTTTTATCTTCGTTTTGGGAGTTGCTATATTTTTTATAGGATTTAACCTTCACGAACCAATCATGCAATCAACTGCGACAAAATTTGTAAAATCCTCACAAAAAGGCTCAGCTCTTGGTGTATTTAATTCATTTGGCTATCTAGGAAGCTTTGTTGGAGGTGCATTTGGTGGGTATATCTTGCATGCTTTTGGCTTTAAAGTGCTCGCCATTATCTGCGTAGTACTTTGCGTGATATGGCTTGTTTTGCTCTTTAGCCTAAGCGATCCAAGAATTTTTAAAAATATCTATCTAAGCCCTGAAGTAAGCTTAAATTTAGAGTTACTAAATAGCCAAAAAGGCGTGGTGGATTATTACAAAAACGAGAAAAATCAAGTGATAAAATTTGACTCTCGCCTAACAAGCGAGGCTGCTTTAAAAGAGAGCTTGAAATTTTGA
- a CDS encoding non-canonical purine NTP pyrophosphatase, which yields MKIVLATSNLDKVKEIKEFLKGYEIYALSEVIKPFEIVEDGSTFQQNALIKSRAVFVKLKEQGLEGEFIALSDDSGISVDALGGEPGIYSARYFDLDENGKVCGKNADDANNRAKLISKLKALNLESSPAHYTACIAISSKFGDYTTHGFMYGEAINEERGTNGFGYDALFIPNGFNKTLGELDNETKLEISHRSKGLELANFVLKSLKKNFS from the coding sequence ATGAAGATCGTGCTTGCGACATCAAATTTAGATAAAGTAAAAGAGATAAAAGAGTTTTTAAAAGGCTATGAAATTTACGCTCTAAGTGAGGTTATAAAGCCATTTGAGATCGTTGAAGATGGCAGCACTTTTCAGCAAAATGCGCTCATAAAGTCAAGAGCTGTTTTTGTAAAGCTTAAAGAGCAAGGGCTTGAGGGCGAATTTATTGCACTTAGCGATGATAGCGGCATTAGCGTGGATGCACTTGGTGGTGAGCCCGGGATCTACTCTGCGCGCTATTTTGACCTTGATGAAAATGGCAAGGTATGCGGCAAGAACGCAGATGACGCAAACAACAGAGCAAAGTTAATTAGCAAGCTAAAGGCGCTAAATTTAGAGAGCTCACCAGCTCACTACACCGCCTGTATCGCTATTAGCTCAAAATTTGGCGACTACACGACGCACGGCTTCATGTACGGCGAAGCGATAAACGAGGAGAGGGGTACAAATGGCTTTGGTTACGACGCACTTTTTATCCCAAATGGCTTTAACAAGACACTTGGCGAGCTAGATAATGAGACAAAGCTTGAAATTTCTCACCGCTCAAAGGGACTTGAGCTTGCAAATTTCGTGCTAAAAAGTCTAAAGAAAAACTTTAGTTAA
- a CDS encoding tetratricopeptide repeat protein has product MKKILPFLAPICLFASSCDELIQESVREFYKSDRNLERAINLAEQATDVCLKEGNIEQAITSLINSASICMVNKEPQKALELSQRALELAANVSDKLLLARSYHSLGAAQKALGRYDEALANFQEALKIYDNAPNAPMNDELICIKGIASAYYLKNDFDKAHENHLLALNLLDITPELSGNELVRSELLVELANDLAKLNQKDEATQNYKKVLEILNGKEQNPRARDLLERANKGLNGLN; this is encoded by the coding sequence ATGAAGAAAATTTTGCCATTTTTAGCGCCTATTTGCCTCTTTGCAAGTAGCTGTGACGAGCTAATACAAGAGAGTGTGAGGGAGTTTTATAAAAGCGATAGAAATTTGGAGAGAGCCATAAATTTAGCCGAGCAAGCGACTGATGTCTGCTTAAAAGAGGGCAACATCGAGCAGGCGATCACTTCGCTCATAAATAGCGCTAGCATTTGTATGGTAAATAAAGAGCCACAAAAGGCGTTAGAGCTCTCACAAAGAGCCCTAGAGCTTGCGGCAAACGTTAGCGACAAGCTGCTACTAGCTCGCTCTTATCATAGCCTAGGTGCGGCACAAAAGGCGCTAGGCAGATACGACGAAGCACTTGCTAATTTTCAAGAAGCTCTAAAAATTTATGACAACGCGCCAAATGCCCCAATGAACGACGAACTCATCTGTATAAAAGGCATCGCTAGCGCCTACTACCTAAAAAACGACTTTGACAAAGCCCACGAAAACCACCTTTTAGCGCTAAATTTACTTGATATCACGCCGGAGTTAAGCGGCAACGAGCTTGTGCGATCAGAGCTTTTAGTAGAGCTTGCTAACGACCTAGCAAAGCTTAACCAAAAGGACGAAGCTACCCAAAACTACAAAAAAGTGCTTGAAATTTTAAATGGAAAAGAGCAAAATCCTCGCGCACGGGATCTTTTAGAGAGAGCTAACAAAGGGCTAAATGGGCTTAACTAA
- a CDS encoding saccharopine dehydrogenase family protein, producing MSNILIIGAGGVSQVATVKCAMNADVFSKITLASRTKSKCDAIAKFIKDRLGVQIDTAQIDADDTDTVVNLIKKTGAELLLNVALPYQDLTLMDACVKAGIPYIDTANYEHPDTAKFEYKLQWAKDGEFKAANTMALLGSGFDPGVTNVFCAYAQQNLFDEIHEIDILDCNAGDHGYPFATNFNPEINLREVSAKGRYWERGEWKETEPMEIMFKWDYPKVGVKDSYLLYHEELESLVKNIKGLKRIRFFMTFGQSYLTHMKCLENVGMLRIDEVEHNGVKIVPIQFLKTLLPDPASLGPRTKGKTNIGCVIRGLKDGKERQVYIYNVCDHEACYAETGAQAVSYTTGVPAMIGSMMVTKGIWSGKGVFNMENFDAKPFMDELNKQGLPWEIIEMKPGERYEVR from the coding sequence ATGTCAAATATCTTAATCATCGGAGCAGGTGGCGTGAGCCAAGTCGCGACCGTAAAATGCGCGATGAACGCGGACGTTTTTAGCAAGATCACGCTTGCTAGCCGCACCAAAAGCAAGTGCGACGCGATCGCTAAATTTATCAAAGACCGCCTAGGCGTGCAAATTGACACCGCACAGATCGACGCGGACGACACCGATACGGTTGTAAATTTAATCAAAAAAACGGGTGCCGAGCTACTACTAAACGTCGCACTGCCGTATCAAGACCTAACCCTTATGGACGCTTGTGTAAAGGCTGGCATACCTTACATCGACACCGCAAACTACGAGCACCCCGACACCGCGAAATTTGAATACAAGCTACAGTGGGCGAAGGACGGCGAGTTTAAAGCCGCAAACACGATGGCGCTGCTGGGAAGCGGCTTTGATCCGGGAGTGACCAACGTATTTTGCGCCTATGCACAGCAAAATTTATTTGATGAGATCCATGAGATCGACATCCTAGACTGCAACGCAGGCGATCATGGATATCCGTTCGCGACGAATTTCAACCCCGAAATCAACCTGCGCGAAGTAAGCGCAAAGGGTCGCTACTGGGAGCGCGGCGAGTGGAAAGAGACCGAGCCGATGGAAATAATGTTCAAATGGGACTATCCGAAAGTAGGCGTCAAGGATAGCTACCTGCTCTATCACGAAGAGCTAGAAAGCTTAGTAAAAAACATCAAAGGATTAAAGCGAATCCGCTTTTTTATGACGTTCGGGCAGAGCTACCTAACTCACATGAAATGCCTAGAAAACGTCGGCATGCTACGCATTGACGAGGTCGAGCATAACGGCGTAAAAATCGTGCCGATACAGTTTCTAAAAACCTTGCTACCTGATCCTGCGTCGCTAGGCCCTCGCACGAAGGGCAAAACCAACATCGGCTGCGTAATACGCGGCTTAAAAGACGGTAAAGAGCGCCAAGTCTACATCTATAACGTCTGCGACCACGAGGCTTGCTACGCCGAGACGGGCGCACAGGCGGTGAGCTACACGACGGGCGTGCCTGCGATGATCGGCTCAATGATGGTGACAAAAGGCATCTGGAGCGGAAAAGGCGTCTTTAACATGGAAAATTTCGACGCCAAGCCTTTCATGGACGAGCTAAATAAGCAGGGCTTGCCGTGGGAGATCATCGAAATGAAGCCAGGCGAGAGGTATGAGGTAAGGTAA